In Rhodoferax sediminis, the sequence GGCGGCCAGCTCGGGCGGCTCGGCCAGCAGCGCACTGGCCTGGGTGGCGCTGACGATCTGGCGCAGCGCCGTGGCGGACTGGCCGAACACGGCCTGCGGCAACCCGAAGGCGGCCAGCAGCTTGCGCGCGCTGGCGTTGCCCACGCCGGGGGTCAGTGTGAGCCTGAGCCAGGCGGCGAGTTCGTCGCGCTCCATGGGCGTGGCGGCCGATCAGGCCGCAGGCGTGGTGGCGCGGGCGAGCGCAGGCATGCCCTAGCGCGGATTCACGACGCGGTCGCCGACCTTCACGCCGTCGGTGATCTCCAGGATCAGCGCGTAGGACAGCTTCTCGAACGGGCGGAACACCATCAGCAGGCCGTTGCGTTCATCGGGCAGTTTGATGTGCGCCCTGGCCGGGTCGGTCGGGTCCACCAGGCGCTGGCCGTCTTTCACGATGGCCAGCACGTCGCCGCTCTCGATGCCGTCACTGGTGCCGCGGTTGATCACCACCACCTGGTTTTGCGCCGCATTCACCACGGCACTGCCGTACACCGACACAATGCGCCCTTTGACCTCGCCCTGCGGGGCATGCGGCGTGTAGCTGAGGAATTGGCGCGGCGGCTCGGGCAGCAGGCGGTCGCCGACGCGAATTTCTTCCTTGGCGGAGACGATGTCGATGGTGGCCGGCACGATCTCGGCCTGCGACTTGCCGTCGACGCCATCGTCGGTGGAGGTCGATTCGCCGCGCACGAGACGCGCCTTGCCCAGGTATTGCGCCTCGTAGCCGAGCACCGTGCCGGTGTCCGGATCCTTCAAAGGCGTGGCGTTGCGAAACACCCGGAATTCGGACGCCTTGCCCGGGTCGTCCTTCAAGGGGGCGCTGGCATCGCCGCGCGCATAGGCGCGGTCGCCGCGCGTCAGCAGCACGCGGTTTTCCTGGGTCGCGACGATGCGGGGCGCGTGCGCCAGGCCGTTTTCATCCACGATGATGGGCTCTGCCAGGAATGGCTCGATCAGGTCCGAGCGCAGCGTGGGCAGCGCGTTGCCGGCCAGCGTCTCGTAGCGGGTGTGCGGTGACAGGCGCACCGTATCCATGGCGGAGCCGCGGCCGGCCGGGCCTGTGCGCAGCCGGGCCCGGCCATTGGACTTGTCCAGATACAGGTTCTGGCCGGGATAGATGAGGTTCGGGTTGCGGATTTCCTGCAGGTTCATGCCCCACAGCTCGGGCCAGCGCCACGGGCGCTTGAGGTACAGGCCCGAGATGGCCCACAAGGTGTCGCCGCGTTTCACGGTGTAGCTGTCGGGCGCATTGGGTGCGAGCTCGCCAATCGGCACGCCGGCTTGCGCGACCTGCTGGGCCGTGGCGCGCTGCGCGGGGGTGACCGGGTAATTCTGGGTCTGGGCCTGCGCGGGCGCTGCGAGCCACAGGCTTGCGAGGGCGGTGAGGGCCAGCAGAGGGGTCCGGACTGTGAGTGTGGTGGTTGCCGTGTTCGTTCCCGCCATCATGTGTTTCATATTTTTCTGCATCACGGACGCCGCAAAGGAGACTGAATCGGGCCGTCTGCGCGTGGCAGAAAACCCGGCGAAAATCTTGATAAATCGCGGTTGATTCTGCACTCAAGCCCTTGATTGGGCAACGTTTATTGGCTTTTGCGACGGCCGGCGGCGGCAAAAGTAGCGAAAATAGCGACACCTATTTTGAGATTCCATGGCTTTACTTCCCATTCTCTGTTACCCCGACGCCCGGCTGCACACGGTGGCCAAGCCGGTGCGCGCGGTCGATGCGCGCATCAAGACCCTGATCGCCGACATGCTGCAGACCATGTACGAGGCGCAGGGCGTCGGCCTGGCCGCCACGCAGGTGGACGTGCACGAGCGCCTGATCGTGATGGATGTGTCGGACGAGCGCGACCAGCCGCTGGTGCTGATCAACCCCGAAATCATCTGGGCCAGCGCCGAGCGCCATGTCAGCGACGAGGGCTGCCTGTCGGTGCCCGGCATCTACGACGGCGTGGAGCGCGCGGCCGCCGTGACGGTGACGGCGCTCGACGATGCGGGTGAGTTGCGCACCCTCGAGGCCGAGGGCATGCTGGCTGTGTGCATCCAGCACGAGATGGACCACCTGGTGGGCAAGGTGTTTGTCGAATATCTGTCGCCGCTCAAGCGGAACCGGATCAAGACCAAGATGCTCAAAGCCAGACGCGAAGCGGAAAAGGTCTGATCTGCGGCGCGCATCCGTTTCACAGGAGACGCTCATGCCAGTGTGCAAACCAGTGCTGTCGGTGGCGGCCGGGCTGCTGCTGGCGGGTTGCGCCGTCTTTTCACCCGTGCAGCCCGGCATGAGCCGGGCCGAGGTGTTGTCGCGCCTGGGGACGCCGACGGCGGTGGTGGCGCTGCCGGCCGGCGAGCGCCTGCAGTACTCGAGCCAGCCGTTTGGCCAGACCGCCACCATGGTGGACCTCGATGCCTCGGGCCATGTGCTGCGGGAGCGCCAGGTCCTGACGGCGGCCGAGTTCGCCAGGATCCAGCCCGGCTGGAGCCGTGCCGACGTGCTGCGCGAATTTGGCCACCCGGCAAGGATCGATCGCGTGTACAGCTGGGATGGCGATGTCTGGACCTATCGCTGGCGCGCCGACGGCGACATGTTCTACTGGGTCTACTTTGACCCCGCCGGCCAGGTCGCGCGCACCCAGCAGGGCATGGAGTTCCTCAACGCGCCCAACGACAACAAACAATAGCCTGGAGCCCGCCGTGCGCGGCGGCCCAACCCACCCGACGTTCTGACCGATGCGCCTGATCTTTGCCGGTACGCCCGAATTTGCCCGTAATGCCCTGCAGCAGCTGCACGCTGCCGGCCACCAGATCGCGCTGGTGCTGACGCAGCCCGACCGTCCGGCCGGGCGCGGACTGAAGCTGCACGCCTCGCCCGTCAAGCAGTTCGCATTGGATAACGGGATCGCGGTAGCGCAGCCGCGCAGCCTGCGCCTGGGTGGCAAGTATCCCGAGGACGCGGCGGCCGCGCGCACGGCCATCGAAGCGGCGCAGGCCGATGCGATGGTCGTTGCCGCCTATGGGCTGATCCTGCCGCAGTGGGTGCTTGGTATACCGCGTTTGGGGTGCTTCAACATCCACGCCTCGTTGCTGCCGCGCTGGCGCGGCGCGGCGCCGATCCACCGCGCCATCGAGGCCGGCGACACCGAGACCGGCGTCACCATCATGCAGATGGACGCGGGGCTCGACACCGGCGACATGCTGCGTGTGGCGCGCGTGCCGATCACGCCGCAGGACACCACCGGCAGTTTGCACGATACGCTGGCGCTGCTCGGCGGGCGGCTGATGGTCGAGACGCTGGCGCTGGCGGCCGGCGCTGGCCTTCGACCGATCCCGCAACCGGCCGCCGGCGTGACCTACGCACACAAGATCGACAAGCATGAAGCGGCGATTGACTGGACGCAGCCGGCGTCCGTCATCGCCCGGCGCATCCGCGCGTTCGACCCGTTTCCGGGCGCATTCAGCCAGCTCGGTGGTGAAATCCTGAAACTGTGGCGCTCTGAAATTGATAGTGAACTACGCATACCCGATAAAGACTGCGGCACGATTTTGTCTGCAAATGCGGACGGCGTGCGCATCGCCTGCGGCGCCGGCGTGCTGCGCGTGACCGAGCTGCAGCGCCCCGGCGGCAAGCACCTCGCCGCCGCCGATTTCCTGCGCGGTTTTGCGCTGGAGCCCGGCATGGCCTTTGACCCGTTGACGCCTTAGTGTTTTTCCTGCGCGCCAACTTCACCCACCCCGAATTCCGCCAGGGCCTGCGCGAGATGCTGCCGATCGCGCCGGGCATCGCCGCCTGGGGCCTGATGACCGGCGTGGCCATGGTCACGTCGGGCATGAGCGACTTCCAGGCCTGCCTGATGAGCCTGATCGTGTTTGCGGGCAGCTCGCAGCTGGCCGCCATTCCCCTGATCAGCGCTGGTGCGCCGATGTGGGTGATCCTGGCCACCGGCCTGTGCGTGAACCTGCGCTTCGTGGTGTTCAGCCTGCACCTGCGCCCGTACCTGATGCACCTGCCGCGGTGGCGCCGCATGCTCACCGGCTACCTGACGGCGGACCTGAGCTATGTGATGTTCGTGCAGCGCTTTCCCGAGCCCGGCGGCGATGCCGCGCGGCTGAAGGCGCAGGAGGCGTATCTGGCAGGCAACTGTTGCATGAACTGGGTCAGCTGGGTCGGCGCCAGCCTGCTCGGCGTGGTGCTGTCCAACGTGATTCCTAGCGCCTGGGGGCTGGACTTTGCGGGCATCCTCGCGCTGATCGGCATCACCTGCTCGATGACCAACACGCGCTTGCGCCGGGTCGCCGCCGGGGTCGCCGGCGCCGCGGCGGTGGCAGCCTACGCGTTGCCGCTCAAGCTCAATATTTTGGTGGCCATCGCGGCCGCAGTGGCCGTGTGCCTGCTGCTCGAGCCGCCCCCGCCGGCCGACACCCAGGGCGCGTCGGGGGAGGCTGCGTGAGCGATGCCCGGCCGCCCGAAGGCGCGAAGGCCCCCCTGGGGGGCGGGGAGCCACACGCAGTGGGCGAGGGTGGGGGCGATTCCACATGACGAGTTCCAACTTGTGGATGCTGACCACCATCGTCGGCCTGGCCTGTGTCACGGTGCTGGCGCGATCCTTCTTCCTGATCTCGGCCAAACCCTGGAGCCTGCCACGCTGGGTCCAGCGCGGGCTGCACTACGCGCCGATTGCCGCGCTGGCGGCCGTGATCGTGCCCGAAATCGTGATGACGCAGGGCCATCTGGTCAACACCTGGCAGGACGCGCGCGTGTATTCGGCCGTCGCGGGCGCGCTCTGGTTTTTCTGGCGCAGCAGCATGCTGGGCACCCTGCTGGCGGGTATGGCGGTGTACTTGCCGCTGCATGTGGGGCTGGGCTGGTAGCGGTCCCGCCTGGGTCAAATGCACCAGCGCTGCCACTAAAATCGGCGCTTGCCCCGCCCCTTCGTCCTTGCGAGCCCGTCCTGCCATGAATTTCATCCGTTTCTCCGATCTGTGCGCCCAGGGCAAAGTCCGTGGCCAGCGCGTCTTTATCCGCGCCGACCTCAACGTGCCGCTGGACGAGGCCGGGCATATCACCGAAGACACGCGCATTCGCGCCTCCATCGCCTGCATCCGCATGGCGCTGGACGCCGGTGCGGCCGTGATGGTGACTTCGCATCTCGGACGCCCGACCGAGGGTGAATTCCAGCCGCGGGATTCGCTGGCGCCGGTGGCGGCGCGCCTGGGCGAACTGCTGGACCGCGAGGTGCCGCTGATCGCCAATTGGGTCGATGGCTTCCAGGTCGATGGCAAGGATCTGTCCCCCGGCCAGCTGGTTCTGCTGGAGAATTGCCGCCTGAACCGCGGCGAAAAAAAGAACAACGAAGTGTTGGCCAGGAAAATGGCCTCGCTGTGCGACATCTACGTGCACGATGCCTTTGGCACGGCGCACCGCGCCGAAGCCAGCACTTACGGTATCGCCCAGTACGCGCCGATCGCCTGCGCCGGCCCGCTGCTAGCGACCGAGATGGATGCCATCGCGCGTGCGCTGAGCAACCCGAAACGCCCGCTGGTGGCGATCGTGGCGGGCTCCAAGGTGTCGACCAAGCTCACCATCCTGAAAGCCCTGGCTGCCAAGGTCGATCAGTTGATCGTGGGCGGCGGCATCGCCAACACCTTCATGCTGGCCAGCGGCCTGGCTATCGGCAAGAGCCTGGCCGAGCGCGAGCTGTTGGACGAGGCCCGCGCCGTGATGGATCTCATGAAGGCGCGCGGCGCCGAGGTGCCAATCCCCACCGACGTGGTGACGGCCAAAACCTTTGCCGCCGACGCGCCGGCCACCGTCAAGGCCGTCACCGCGG encodes:
- a CDS encoding LysM peptidoglycan-binding domain-containing protein; this translates as MMAGTNTATTTLTVRTPLLALTALASLWLAAPAQAQTQNYPVTPAQRATAQQVAQAGVPIGELAPNAPDSYTVKRGDTLWAISGLYLKRPWRWPELWGMNLQEIRNPNLIYPGQNLYLDKSNGRARLRTGPAGRGSAMDTVRLSPHTRYETLAGNALPTLRSDLIEPFLAEPIIVDENGLAHAPRIVATQENRVLLTRGDRAYARGDASAPLKDDPGKASEFRVFRNATPLKDPDTGTVLGYEAQYLGKARLVRGESTSTDDGVDGKSQAEIVPATIDIVSAKEEIRVGDRLLPEPPRQFLSYTPHAPQGEVKGRIVSVYGSAVVNAAQNQVVVINRGTSDGIESGDVLAIVKDGQRLVDPTDPARAHIKLPDERNGLLMVFRPFEKLSYALILEITDGVKVGDRVVNPR
- the def gene encoding peptide deformylase, with the protein product MALLPILCYPDARLHTVAKPVRAVDARIKTLIADMLQTMYEAQGVGLAATQVDVHERLIVMDVSDERDQPLVLINPEIIWASAERHVSDEGCLSVPGIYDGVERAAAVTVTALDDAGELRTLEAEGMLAVCIQHEMDHLVGKVFVEYLSPLKRNRIKTKMLKARREAEKV
- a CDS encoding outer membrane protein assembly factor BamE, which translates into the protein MPVCKPVLSVAAGLLLAGCAVFSPVQPGMSRAEVLSRLGTPTAVVALPAGERLQYSSQPFGQTATMVDLDASGHVLRERQVLTAAEFARIQPGWSRADVLREFGHPARIDRVYSWDGDVWTYRWRADGDMFYWVYFDPAGQVARTQQGMEFLNAPNDNKQ
- the fmt gene encoding methionyl-tRNA formyltransferase, producing the protein MRLIFAGTPEFARNALQQLHAAGHQIALVLTQPDRPAGRGLKLHASPVKQFALDNGIAVAQPRSLRLGGKYPEDAAAARTAIEAAQADAMVVAAYGLILPQWVLGIPRLGCFNIHASLLPRWRGAAPIHRAIEAGDTETGVTIMQMDAGLDTGDMLRVARVPITPQDTTGSLHDTLALLGGRLMVETLALAAGAGLRPIPQPAAGVTYAHKIDKHEAAIDWTQPASVIARRIRAFDPFPGAFSQLGGEILKLWRSEIDSELRIPDKDCGTILSANADGVRIACGAGVLRVTELQRPGGKHLAAADFLRGFALEPGMAFDPLTP
- a CDS encoding AzlC family ABC transporter permease yields the protein MFFLRANFTHPEFRQGLREMLPIAPGIAAWGLMTGVAMVTSGMSDFQACLMSLIVFAGSSQLAAIPLISAGAPMWVILATGLCVNLRFVVFSLHLRPYLMHLPRWRRMLTGYLTADLSYVMFVQRFPEPGGDAARLKAQEAYLAGNCCMNWVSWVGASLLGVVLSNVIPSAWGLDFAGILALIGITCSMTNTRLRRVAAGVAGAAAVAAYALPLKLNILVAIAAAVAVCLLLEPPPPADTQGASGEAA
- a CDS encoding AzlD domain-containing protein — its product is MTSSNLWMLTTIVGLACVTVLARSFFLISAKPWSLPRWVQRGLHYAPIAALAAVIVPEIVMTQGHLVNTWQDARVYSAVAGALWFFWRSSMLGTLLAGMAVYLPLHVGLGW
- a CDS encoding phosphoglycerate kinase gives rise to the protein MNFIRFSDLCAQGKVRGQRVFIRADLNVPLDEAGHITEDTRIRASIACIRMALDAGAAVMVTSHLGRPTEGEFQPRDSLAPVAARLGELLDREVPLIANWVDGFQVDGKDLSPGQLVLLENCRLNRGEKKNNEVLARKMASLCDIYVHDAFGTAHRAEASTYGIAQYAPIACAGPLLATEMDAIARALSNPKRPLVAIVAGSKVSTKLTILKALAAKVDQLIVGGGIANTFMLASGLAIGKSLAERELLDEARAVMDLMKARGAEVPIPTDVVTAKTFAADAPATVKAVTAVADDDLILDIGPQTTARLAAQLMAAGTIVWNGPVGVFEFDAFAHGTEGIARAIAQSAAFSIAGGGDTLAAIARYGIEKQVDYISTGGGAFLEVLEGKTLPAFEILQKRANG